One region of Pseudomonas alvandae genomic DNA includes:
- the dapC gene encoding succinyldiaminopimelate transaminase encodes MNNALNQLQPYPFEKLRALLGSVTPNPDKRPIALSIGEPKHRSPSFVAEALASNLEKMAVYPTTLGIPELREAITGWCERRFNVPSGWLDPARHVLPVNGTREALFAFTQTVVNRGDDALVVSPNPFYQIYEGAAFLAGAKPHYLPCLDANGFNPDFDTVSPDIWKRCQILFLCSPGNPTGALIPVDVLKKLIALADEYDFVIASDECYSELYFDEQTPPPGLLTACVELGRKDFKRCVVFHSLSKRSNLPGLRSGFVAGDADILKGFLLYRTYHGCAMPVQTQLASIAAWNDEVHVRANRALYREKFDAVLEILSPVLDVQRPDGSFYLWPNVAGDDAAFCRDLFEQEHVTVVPGSYLSRDVDGVNPGAGRVRMALVAPLAECVEAAERIRAFIQRRG; translated from the coding sequence ATGAACAACGCTCTGAACCAGCTCCAACCCTACCCGTTCGAAAAACTCCGCGCCCTGCTCGGCAGCGTCACGCCCAACCCGGACAAGCGCCCGATCGCGCTGTCCATCGGCGAGCCCAAGCACCGTTCGCCGAGCTTCGTGGCTGAGGCCCTGGCCAGCAACCTGGAAAAAATGGCGGTGTACCCGACCACCCTCGGTATTCCGGAACTGCGTGAAGCCATCACTGGCTGGTGCGAGCGTCGCTTCAATGTGCCAAGCGGCTGGCTCGACCCGGCGCGCCACGTGCTGCCGGTCAATGGCACCCGTGAAGCGCTGTTCGCCTTCACCCAGACCGTGGTCAACCGGGGCGACGACGCCTTGGTGGTGAGTCCCAACCCGTTCTACCAGATCTACGAAGGCGCGGCGTTCCTGGCCGGGGCCAAGCCGCACTACCTGCCTTGCCTCGATGCCAACGGCTTCAATCCGGATTTCGATACCGTCTCGCCGGATATCTGGAAACGCTGCCAGATCCTGTTCCTGTGCTCCCCCGGCAACCCGACCGGCGCCTTGATCCCGGTGGATGTGCTGAAGAAACTCATCGCCCTGGCTGACGAATATGACTTCGTGATCGCCTCGGACGAGTGCTACAGCGAACTCTACTTCGACGAACAAACCCCACCGCCGGGGCTGCTCACCGCTTGCGTCGAACTCGGCCGCAAGGACTTCAAGCGCTGCGTGGTCTTCCACAGCCTGTCCAAACGCTCCAACCTGCCGGGCCTGCGCTCCGGTTTCGTGGCCGGCGACGCCGACATCCTCAAGGGCTTCCTGCTGTACCGCACCTACCACGGCTGCGCGATGCCGGTTCAGACCCAACTGGCAAGCATCGCCGCGTGGAACGACGAAGTGCACGTGCGGGCCAACCGTGCGCTGTACCGGGAGAAGTTCGACGCGGTGCTGGAAATCCTCAGTCCGGTGCTGGACGTGCAACGCCCCGACGGCAGCTTCTACCTGTGGCCGAACGTGGCGGGCGATGACGCAGCCTTCTGCCGTGACCTGTTCGAACAGGAACACGTGACCGTCGTGCCGGGCTCGTACCTGTCCCGCGACGTGGACGGCGTCAACCCAGGCGCCGGCCGCGTGCGCATGGCCCTGGTTGCGCCATTGGCGGAGTGCGTGGAAGCGGCGGAGCGGATCCGCGCGTTTATCCAACGTCGGGGTTGA
- a CDS encoding type II toxin-antitoxin system RelE/ParE family toxin, with protein sequence MVDIAPIPNVRFFRTDAGNEPVREWLTDLPREHRRMIGTDIKTVQIGWPIGMPVVRKLDTGLWEVRIDLGETIARVLFTVVGSDMVLLHAFIKKSQKTPATDMATAKQRKARL encoded by the coding sequence ATGGTTGATATTGCCCCCATACCGAACGTACGTTTCTTCCGCACCGACGCCGGGAATGAGCCCGTTCGCGAATGGCTGACTGACCTGCCTCGCGAGCATAGACGGATGATCGGGACTGACATCAAGACCGTTCAGATTGGTTGGCCTATAGGTATGCCGGTGGTTCGCAAGCTGGACACTGGGCTTTGGGAGGTCAGGATTGACCTTGGAGAAACCATCGCCCGCGTTCTCTTCACTGTGGTGGGCTCTGACATGGTTCTACTCCACGCTTTCATAAAGAAAAGTCAAAAAACACCAGCCACCGACATGGCAACCGCCAAGCAGCGCAAAGCAAGACTATGA
- a CDS encoding XRE family transcriptional regulator produces MNKHIGSDFDDFLAEQGIAEEVSAAALKRVIAWQIAEAMKLQKVTKKALAQRMHTSRTAVDRALDQNDAGMTLATLASAARALGQRVEVRLVPEQEEAHA; encoded by the coding sequence ATGAACAAGCATATTGGATCTGATTTTGACGACTTCCTCGCCGAGCAAGGTATCGCCGAAGAAGTTTCCGCAGCTGCGCTCAAGCGCGTTATTGCCTGGCAGATTGCCGAAGCAATGAAGCTTCAGAAAGTGACCAAAAAGGCCTTGGCACAGCGGATGCACACCAGTCGCACTGCTGTTGATCGTGCGCTGGATCAGAACGATGCGGGAATGACACTGGCAACACTTGCCAGCGCAGCGCGTGCGTTGGGTCAGAGGGTGGAAGTACGGTTGGTGCCTGAGCAGGAAGAAGCTCACGCCTAA
- a CDS encoding DUF6124 family protein, whose amino-acid sequence MIKETPNPPKPASTFPYGDYAPEKLQEAADRALDHYLKPDDSRSEPKPSVQLFTVADGIDTEVLLANLSETLASANAMLNDLAFDQDGSRRHVALGVAQMIELGMLLANKCLDRVELGT is encoded by the coding sequence ATGATCAAAGAAACTCCAAATCCACCAAAACCTGCCTCCACTTTCCCCTACGGCGATTACGCACCCGAAAAGCTGCAAGAAGCCGCTGATCGTGCGCTGGATCATTACCTCAAACCTGACGACAGCAGATCAGAACCCAAACCCTCGGTACAGCTATTCACTGTGGCTGACGGTATCGACACCGAAGTGTTGCTGGCCAACCTCAGCGAAACCCTGGCTTCGGCCAATGCAATGCTCAATGACCTTGCCTTCGATCAGGACGGCTCGCGACGGCATGTAGCATTGGGAGTGGCCCAGATGATTGAGTTGGGGATGTTGTTGGCGAACAAGTGCCTGGATCGGGTAGAGCTTGGGACTTGA
- a CDS encoding type II toxin-antitoxin system HigB family toxin, with the protein MRIIAISHLKAFWEKYPDSEQQLKAWLDDAKKATWTNPNDIKAQYGNASILKSRRVVFNIKGNDYRLVVSIAYRFGAVYIKFVGTHRRYDEIDANTVEME; encoded by the coding sequence ATGAGAATTATCGCCATCAGTCATCTGAAAGCCTTCTGGGAGAAATACCCAGATTCCGAACAGCAGCTTAAGGCGTGGCTTGACGATGCCAAAAAAGCCACTTGGACCAACCCAAACGACATCAAGGCGCAATACGGTAACGCAAGCATTCTCAAGAGTCGCCGCGTGGTGTTCAACATCAAGGGTAACGACTACCGCCTGGTGGTCTCCATTGCCTACCGCTTCGGCGCTGTGTACATCAAGTTTGTCGGCACTCATCGTCGGTACGATGAGATCGACGCAAACACCGTGGAAATGGAGTAA
- a CDS encoding helix-turn-helix domain-containing protein: protein MNIRPIRTDEEYRVALKEISPLFEHEPEPGTPEGDAFEVMVTLIEAYETKNFPVDLPDPIEAIKFRMEQSGLTAADLAPAIGKTNRVYEVLNRKRSLTLPMIWKLHDMFGIPAESLIKPVKAA from the coding sequence ATGAACATTCGCCCAATCCGCACCGATGAAGAATACCGGGTAGCTCTCAAAGAGATATCTCCGCTGTTTGAGCATGAGCCTGAACCTGGCACCCCGGAAGGCGATGCTTTCGAAGTCATGGTCACTCTGATCGAGGCATACGAAACCAAGAACTTCCCGGTTGATCTGCCTGACCCAATTGAAGCCATCAAGTTTCGCATGGAGCAATCCGGACTCACTGCAGCCGATCTTGCTCCGGCTATCGGAAAAACGAACCGCGTATACGAGGTGCTCAACCGTAAACGCTCGTTAACTCTGCCCATGATCTGGAAGCTTCACGATATGTTCGGCATCCCTGCAGAAAGCCTGATAAAGCCAGTAAAAGCTGCCTGA
- a CDS encoding Na+/H+ antiporter has translation MQSAYTVLILLMLVGVSRLIGRLIPLPLPLVQIAAGAVLAWPSLGLHVALDPELFLFLFLPPLLFSDGWRMPKRELWRLRGPVLTLAVGLVLFTVVLAGYFIHWLLPDIPLPVAFALAAVLSPTDAVAVSAIARDRLPAPLMHMLQGEALMNDASGLVTFKFALAAAITGVFSLAGASLAFVLVAVGGLLVGVALSWLMGRLRAWMIARGWDDPATHVVFMLLLPFAAYVLAERLGASGILSAVAAGMMQSWLDLLPRQTGTRLLNRSVWALLEFAFNGLIFLLLGLQLPDIIKAVTSHETTLWPTLFYRCLDVVAIFLVLLVLRFVWVQSIWRVSGLVRRWRGKGELTLVPTARSCWLLTFGGVRGAVTLAGVLSVPLLLSAGVEFPERDLLIFIAAGVILLSLIAACIALPMLLRGIEKSPDDKRRNEVREAWRKTAEAAIHALEVEEPSVVPDAAQAALATEVKARLMSEYRHQLEVFNDSAEAQALAFEMDLLERRLRLKAYRAQRLELYRLSRHHQIGDDVLREVLGELDLAEANLGLGK, from the coding sequence ATGCAAAGCGCCTATACCGTCCTGATCCTGTTGATGCTGGTCGGCGTGTCGCGCCTGATCGGACGGTTGATCCCGCTGCCGTTGCCCCTGGTGCAGATCGCTGCCGGTGCCGTGCTGGCCTGGCCCTCGCTGGGACTGCATGTGGCGCTTGATCCCGAGTTGTTCCTGTTTTTGTTCTTGCCGCCGCTGCTGTTCTCCGACGGTTGGCGAATGCCCAAGCGCGAGCTCTGGCGCCTGCGTGGGCCGGTCCTGACGCTGGCGGTGGGGCTGGTTCTGTTCACGGTGGTGTTGGCGGGTTATTTCATTCATTGGTTGCTGCCCGATATCCCGTTGCCGGTGGCCTTCGCCTTGGCGGCTGTCCTGTCGCCGACCGACGCCGTGGCGGTCTCGGCAATTGCCCGGGATCGCTTGCCCGCACCGTTGATGCACATGCTCCAGGGCGAAGCGTTGATGAACGATGCGTCGGGCCTGGTGACCTTCAAGTTCGCCCTGGCAGCGGCAATCACCGGCGTGTTTTCCCTGGCGGGGGCGAGCCTGGCCTTCGTCCTGGTGGCGGTCGGCGGCCTGTTGGTGGGCGTGGCGCTGAGTTGGCTGATGGGCCGCTTGCGGGCCTGGATGATTGCCCGTGGCTGGGACGATCCGGCGACCCACGTGGTGTTCATGTTGTTACTGCCGTTTGCCGCCTATGTGCTGGCTGAACGCTTGGGTGCCTCGGGGATTCTCTCGGCGGTGGCGGCGGGGATGATGCAGAGTTGGCTCGACCTGCTGCCGCGCCAGACGGGCACGCGGCTGCTCAATCGCAGCGTCTGGGCGTTGCTGGAATTCGCTTTCAACGGCCTGATCTTCCTGCTGCTGGGCTTGCAATTGCCGGACATTATCAAGGCGGTGACCAGCCACGAGACGACGTTGTGGCCAACACTGTTTTATCGCTGCCTGGACGTGGTGGCGATTTTCCTGGTGTTGCTGGTGCTGCGGTTTGTCTGGGTGCAAAGCATCTGGCGCGTATCCGGGCTGGTGCGCCGCTGGCGCGGCAAGGGCGAGCTGACCCTGGTGCCGACCGCGCGTTCCTGCTGGTTGTTGACGTTTGGCGGTGTACGCGGGGCGGTGACGCTGGCGGGCGTGCTGTCGGTGCCGTTGTTGTTGAGCGCCGGTGTTGAATTCCCGGAGCGCGACTTGCTGATCTTCATTGCCGCTGGGGTGATCCTGTTGTCGCTGATCGCGGCCTGCATCGCCCTGCCGATGCTGCTGCGTGGCATCGAGAAAAGTCCCGACGACAAGCGCCGAAACGAAGTCCGCGAGGCGTGGCGTAAAACCGCTGAGGCGGCGATTCATGCGCTGGAAGTCGAAGAACCAAGCGTTGTACCGGACGCGGCCCAGGCTGCGCTGGCGACGGAGGTCAAGGCGCGGTTGATGTCCGAGTATCGCCATCAGCTCGAGGTGTTCAACGACTCAGCCGAAGCCCAGGCGCTGGCGTTCGAGATGGATTTGCTGGAGCGTCGGCTGCGGTTGAAGGCCTATCGGGCGCAGCGACTGGAGCTGTATCGGCTTAGCCGGCATCACCAGATTGGCGACGATGTGTTGCGGGAGGTGCTGGGGGAGTTGGATTTGGCGGAGGCGAATTTGGGGTTGGGGAAATAA
- a CDS encoding type III effector protein RopAA gives MDSISLTPFHPLTDQTEETLPPPSTTSTTGTTAAVAIGPVTAEQDLANRTGAIKAQLTRVFEPHMNGANREAFEALIDDRSRTLANDGETAESVDAVLTKGSRLDRAAHDTVGFLRSVPFGAASIALDFAPAVTGNGSITAPLALSAIAGLVSSAADTVGNGLMKRATSDTQWLVADNAELEPVMQEAAQAVKPSLTTQAVEGSLTFQTFTARNVLRTVVQPVVTKTVDAQTGSKVDSVMAAVGSPLSGMAAYDLQHSIDKSKHRIGPEYLLGRQDWHQRYKDLKNYGVGNAAMGIAKRVGSLPLDAMRDGSKSLQALVTPTGLVSGLGALAGGITAIGMAQTAAVNAARNAGISPAGVAAAGKATVTATMAPVLAAWVTTAVMTQPLADKASAALDRLSAGPAHPDELQGMLPLVETPVAEHVEEESDNEGDSVDFVSARSTLSAAERAV, from the coding sequence ATGGATTCCATCTCCCTGACCCCGTTCCATCCACTGACGGATCAAACTGAAGAAACACTCCCGCCCCCTTCAACGACCTCGACCACCGGGACCACTGCAGCCGTCGCGATCGGCCCTGTCACCGCTGAACAGGACCTGGCCAATCGGACGGGCGCCATCAAGGCCCAGCTCACCCGGGTATTCGAACCCCATATGAACGGTGCCAATCGCGAGGCCTTCGAAGCACTGATCGACGACCGTTCACGGACCTTGGCCAATGACGGCGAAACCGCAGAAAGCGTCGACGCCGTGCTCACCAAGGGCTCGCGCCTGGATCGCGCGGCCCATGACACCGTCGGATTCCTCCGTTCGGTTCCCTTCGGCGCGGCGTCCATCGCGCTGGACTTCGCCCCGGCGGTGACCGGCAATGGCTCGATTACCGCGCCGTTGGCGCTGTCGGCGATTGCCGGCCTGGTCAGCAGCGCCGCCGACACGGTCGGCAATGGCCTGATGAAGCGAGCCACCAGCGATACCCAGTGGCTGGTGGCCGACAATGCCGAGCTGGAGCCGGTCATGCAGGAAGCCGCCCAGGCGGTGAAGCCGAGCCTGACGACCCAGGCTGTCGAAGGCAGCCTGACCTTCCAGACCTTCACCGCGCGAAACGTCTTGCGCACAGTGGTCCAACCCGTGGTGACAAAAACGGTCGATGCGCAGACGGGCAGCAAGGTGGACTCGGTGATGGCGGCTGTCGGTTCTCCGCTTTCCGGCATGGCGGCCTATGACCTGCAACATTCCATCGATAAATCGAAACACCGGATTGGCCCGGAATACCTGTTGGGGCGCCAGGACTGGCATCAGCGCTACAAGGATCTCAAGAATTATGGCGTAGGAAATGCGGCGATGGGCATTGCCAAGCGAGTCGGCAGCCTGCCGCTGGACGCGATGCGCGATGGCAGCAAATCGCTGCAAGCCTTGGTGACGCCGACGGGCTTGGTCAGTGGTCTCGGCGCGTTGGCCGGCGGTATTACCGCGATCGGCATGGCCCAGACCGCCGCTGTCAATGCAGCCAGGAACGCCGGGATTTCGCCTGCGGGTGTTGCGGCGGCTGGCAAGGCGACCGTCACCGCCACCATGGCCCCGGTGCTCGCCGCCTGGGTGACCACGGCTGTGATGACGCAGCCTTTGGCGGACAAGGCTTCCGCTGCGTTGGACAGGCTATCCGCCGGTCCCGCTCATCCGGATGAGCTGCAGGGAATGTTGCCTTTGGTTGAAACGCCGGTGGCCGAACATGTTGAGGAAGAGAGCGACAATGAGGGTGACAGCGTCGATTTTGTCTCGGCCCGCTCGACCCTCAGTGCCGCCGAGCGAGCGGTTTAG
- a CDS encoding ArsC family reductase, translating into MPNENKHLQLFGIKACDTMKKARTWLDEHAVRYDFHDYKTAGIDREHLTQWCNEHGWQVVLNRAGTTFRKLDDERKADLDQTKAIELMLAQPSMIKRPVLDLGDRTLIGFKPDIYAAEIK; encoded by the coding sequence ATGCCCAATGAAAACAAGCACTTACAGCTTTTCGGCATCAAAGCCTGCGATACGATGAAAAAAGCCCGTACCTGGCTCGATGAGCACGCGGTGCGCTATGACTTTCACGATTACAAAACTGCCGGCATCGACCGTGAGCACCTGACCCAGTGGTGCAACGAGCATGGCTGGCAAGTGGTGTTGAACCGTGCCGGTACGACCTTTCGCAAACTCGACGACGAACGCAAAGCCGATCTCGACCAGACGAAAGCCATCGAACTGATGCTCGCCCAACCCTCGATGATCAAGCGCCCGGTGCTCGATCTCGGTGACCGAACCCTGATTGGCTTCAAGCCAGATATTTATGCGGCAGAAATCAAGTAA
- the dapD gene encoding 2,3,4,5-tetrahydropyridine-2,6-dicarboxylate N-succinyltransferase — protein MSTTLFSLAFGVGTQNREGAWLEVFYAQPMLKPSAEIVAAIAPILGYSEGNQAITFTTAQASQLAEALRNVDAAQAALLTRLAESHKPLVATLLAEDAQLSSTPEAYLKLHLLSHRLVKPHGLNLAGIFPLLPNVAWTSQGAIDLAELAEHQLEARLRGELLEVFSVDKFPKMTDYVVPAGVRIADAARLRLGAYVGEGTTVMHEGFVNFNAGTEGPGMIEGRVSAGVFVGKGSDLGGGCSTMGTLSGGGNIVIKVGEGCLIGANAGIGIPLGDRNTVESGLYVTAGTKVALLDENNQLVKVVKARDLAGQPDLLFRRNSETGAVECKTHKSAIELNEALHAHN, from the coding sequence ATGTCCACTACCCTGTTCAGCCTGGCCTTCGGCGTTGGCACCCAAAACCGTGAAGGCGCCTGGCTGGAAGTCTTCTATGCACAGCCAATGCTCAAGCCGTCGGCAGAGATCGTCGCGGCCATCGCGCCGATCCTGGGCTACAGCGAAGGCAACCAGGCCATCACCTTCACCACCGCCCAGGCTTCCCAACTGGCTGAAGCACTGCGCAACGTCGACGCCGCCCAAGCCGCGTTGTTGACCCGCCTGGCCGAAAGCCACAAGCCACTGGTCGCCACCCTGCTGGCCGAAGATGCCCAACTGTCTTCCACGCCTGAGGCTTACCTCAAGCTGCACCTGCTGTCCCATCGCCTGGTCAAGCCTCATGGCCTGAACCTGGCCGGCATCTTCCCTCTGCTGCCGAACGTGGCCTGGACCAGCCAAGGCGCGATCGACCTGGCCGAACTGGCCGAGCACCAGCTCGAAGCCCGCCTGCGTGGCGAGTTGCTGGAAGTATTCTCGGTGGACAAGTTCCCGAAAATGACCGACTACGTGGTCCCGGCCGGTGTGCGCATCGCCGATGCCGCGCGTCTGCGCCTGGGCGCCTATGTGGGCGAAGGCACCACGGTCATGCACGAAGGTTTCGTCAACTTCAACGCTGGCACCGAAGGCCCGGGCATGATCGAAGGCCGTGTCTCGGCGGGCGTGTTCGTCGGCAAGGGCTCGGACCTGGGCGGCGGCTGCTCGACCATGGGCACCCTGTCGGGCGGTGGCAACATCGTGATCAAGGTCGGCGAAGGCTGCCTGATCGGCGCGAACGCCGGCATCGGTATCCCGCTGGGCGACCGCAACACCGTGGAGTCGGGCCTGTACGTAACGGCTGGCACCAAGGTCGCCCTGCTGGATGAAAACAACCAGTTGGTGAAAGTGGTCAAGGCTCGCGACCTGGCCGGCCAGCCTGACCTGTTGTTCCGCCGCAATTCCGAAACCGGCGCGGTGGAATGCAAGACCCACAAGTCGGCCATCGAGCTGAACGAAGCACTGCACGCGCATAACTAA
- a CDS encoding aminotransferase class V-fold PLP-dependent enzyme: MLIQSPWRADFPAIAALQRQGQTYLDSAATTQKPQALLDALAHYYANGAANVHRAQHLPGALATQAFEDSRLKVSQWLNAGNCGQVVFTHGATSALNLLAYGLEHLFNPGDEIVVSALEHHANLLPWQQLAERRALTLVVLPLDADGVIDTSAAAELIGPRTRLLAVSQLSNVLGTWQPLPALLAMAKAQGALTVIDGAQGVVHGRHDVEALGCDFYVFSSHKLYGPEGLGALFGRSEALGQLRHWQFGGEMVQQADYHSATFRPAPLGFEAGTPPIASVIGLGATLDYLSGLDGQAVIDHETALHDYLLHGLQARNGVRLVGSPQLALSSFVVDGIHNADLAHLLTEQGIAVRAGHHCAMPLFKHLKLSGAIRVSLALYNDSADIERFFEALDQALEMLR; this comes from the coding sequence ATGTTGATTCAATCCCCCTGGCGCGCCGATTTCCCGGCCATCGCCGCCCTGCAACGGCAAGGCCAGACCTACCTGGACAGCGCCGCCACCACGCAAAAACCCCAAGCTTTGCTCGACGCGCTGGCGCATTACTACGCCAACGGTGCGGCCAACGTACACCGGGCGCAACATTTGCCCGGGGCGCTGGCTACCCAGGCATTCGAAGACAGTCGCCTCAAGGTCTCACAATGGCTCAACGCCGGAAACTGCGGGCAAGTGGTCTTCACCCATGGCGCCACGTCGGCGCTGAACCTGCTGGCCTATGGGCTGGAACATCTGTTCAACCCGGGCGATGAAATTGTCGTCAGCGCCTTGGAACACCACGCCAACCTGTTGCCCTGGCAGCAACTGGCGGAGCGTCGCGCGTTGACCCTGGTGGTGCTGCCGCTGGATGCCGATGGGGTGATCGATACGAGTGCCGCCGCCGAGCTGATCGGCCCGCGCACGCGCCTGTTGGCGGTGAGCCAGTTGTCCAACGTCCTCGGCACCTGGCAGCCGTTGCCGGCGCTGTTGGCGATGGCCAAGGCGCAGGGCGCGCTGACGGTCATCGATGGCGCCCAGGGCGTGGTCCACGGCCGCCATGATGTGGAGGCACTGGGCTGCGACTTCTACGTGTTTTCCAGCCACAAGCTCTACGGCCCCGAAGGCCTGGGGGCGCTGTTCGGTCGCAGCGAAGCGCTGGGTCAACTGCGTCACTGGCAGTTTGGCGGTGAAATGGTCCAGCAGGCCGATTACCACAGCGCCACCTTCCGCCCGGCGCCACTGGGTTTCGAGGCTGGCACACCGCCTATCGCCAGCGTGATCGGCCTGGGGGCGACGCTGGATTACCTGTCCGGGCTCGACGGGCAGGCGGTCATCGATCATGAAACCGCCCTGCATGATTATTTGCTCCACGGTCTGCAGGCGCGCAACGGCGTGCGCCTGGTGGGCAGCCCCCAACTCGCACTGTCCAGCTTCGTGGTCGATGGCATCCACAACGCCGACCTTGCGCACCTGCTGACCGAGCAAGGCATCGCCGTGCGTGCCGGGCATCATTGCGCGATGCCGTTGTTCAAGCATCTGAAGCTGTCCGGGGCAATCCGGGTGTCGCTGGCGCTGTACAACGATTCCGCCGACATCGAGCGTTTCTTCGAGGCGCTGGACCAGGCCCTGGAGATGCTGCGATGA
- a CDS encoding SufE family protein: protein MNLPADAIAALQIFQDASGWEQRARLLMQWGERLAPLSDADKCDANLVGGCESQVWLVGQLHDGHWQFSASSDARLIRGLMALLLARVNGLSAEELQQVDLPGWFNQLGLSRQLSPSRSNGLNAVLQRMRELAQ from the coding sequence ATGAATCTGCCTGCCGACGCCATCGCCGCGCTACAGATTTTCCAGGACGCCTCCGGGTGGGAACAACGCGCCCGGCTGTTGATGCAATGGGGCGAGCGCCTGGCGCCATTGAGCGATGCAGACAAGTGCGACGCCAACCTTGTCGGCGGCTGTGAAAGCCAAGTCTGGCTGGTGGGTCAGTTGCACGACGGCCACTGGCAGTTTTCAGCCAGCAGCGATGCGCGGTTGATCCGTGGTCTGATGGCGTTGTTGCTGGCGCGGGTCAATGGTTTGTCCGCTGAAGAATTGCAGCAGGTGGATTTGCCGGGTTGGTTCAATCAGCTGGGATTGTCGCGGCAGTTGTCGCCGTCGCGTAGCAATGGGTTGAATGCGGTGCTACAGCGGATGCGCGAGTTGGCGCAATAA
- the tcdA gene encoding tRNA cyclic N6-threonylcarbamoyladenosine(37) synthase TcdA, with product MVMSTEDPRFAGIARLYGIEGLERLRAAHVAIVGVGGVGSWAAEAIARCGVGEISLFDLDDVCVSNANRQLHALDSTVGKPKVEVMAERLRGINPDCTVHAVADFVTRDTMAEYITPNIDCVIDCIDSVNAKAALIAWCKRRKIQIITTGGAGGQIDPTLIQVCDLNRTFNDPLASKVRSTLRRDYGFSRTVTRHYSVPCVFSTEQLRYPKPDGSICLQKSFVGDGVKLDCAGGFGAVMMVTATFGMVAATKAVDKIVAGMRRPADRTKPGQ from the coding sequence ATGGTCATGAGTACAGAAGATCCACGGTTTGCCGGTATCGCCCGTTTGTATGGCATCGAAGGCCTGGAGCGCCTGCGGGCGGCCCATGTGGCGATTGTCGGCGTTGGCGGTGTCGGCTCCTGGGCGGCGGAGGCCATCGCCCGTTGCGGCGTGGGCGAGATTTCGCTGTTCGACCTGGACGATGTCTGCGTCAGTAACGCCAACCGTCAGTTGCACGCCCTGGACAGCACCGTCGGCAAACCCAAGGTCGAAGTGATGGCCGAGCGGCTGCGCGGGATCAACCCCGACTGCACCGTGCACGCGGTGGCCGACTTTGTCACCCGCGATACCATGGCCGAATACATCACGCCGAACATCGATTGCGTGATCGACTGCATCGACAGCGTCAACGCCAAGGCCGCGCTGATCGCCTGGTGCAAGCGCCGCAAGATCCAGATCATCACCACCGGCGGCGCGGGCGGGCAGATCGACCCGACGCTGATCCAGGTCTGCGATTTGAACCGTACGTTCAACGATCCGCTGGCCTCCAAGGTGCGCTCCACCTTGCGCCGCGACTACGGCTTCTCCCGCACCGTGACCCGCCACTACAGCGTGCCTTGCGTGTTCTCCACCGAACAACTGCGCTACCCGAAACCGGACGGCAGCATTTGCTTGCAGAAGAGTTTCGTCGGCGACGGCGTCAAGCTCGACTGCGCCGGCGGGTTTGGCGCGGTGATGATGGTCACGGCGACGTTCGGCATGGTCGCGGCGACGAAGGCTGTGGATAAGATCGTCGCGGGCATGCGGCGGCCGGCGGACAGGACCAAGCCCGGACAGTAA